The following are from one region of the Rhodopirellula sp. P2 genome:
- a CDS encoding type II and III secretion system protein family protein, translated as MAQSATTLASAAGDHQINQSVERMDLIVKSSRILSLGERIPRFQVHNEEVLGATPVSENQIQVFGKTPGTTQINLWDTEDKLYTIDVTVVADAREVEGILNSQLPLASLRVTPIGESSIISGYVTSVDDVDKAVAITEQFYTTVINNIQVVGIQQVLLHTKIMEISRTKLRQLGVDLAILSDNFVLLNGPSGILDVSAGLVEGDNGTFGPVPSGDTNLRFNVNGDFEAMIKALEEQRMVKLLAEPTVVATHGRPARFTVGGRIPTIIPGQNGQVQVTYEDYGTSIDFLPFVVGPGRIRLEVRPEVSEPDSSRAITIDGTNVTAFTTRYVETAVEMQAGQTFALAGLLQSRTESTVSRTPFFGSLPYVGSLFRQMQERRNEIELLIMVTPELVEAMDPHEVPRGGPGMNTHSPDDKEFYALGHIEVPNLKANDCDNPNLQPGVTGGFHGGQIESGPMLHQPPIYHAPMNGVPSQGYQEGQIVDPTMPSPQASRNTPPRAMPNPAGYYPPQMARAPQRPTNNRFGAGELLPPGAIVPGPEPTKIADGVIVSQPEYR; from the coding sequence ATGGCGCAGTCTGCTACAACGCTCGCGTCCGCCGCTGGTGACCATCAGATCAACCAATCCGTCGAACGGATGGACCTGATCGTCAAGAGCAGCCGCATTCTGTCGCTCGGCGAACGCATCCCGCGCTTCCAAGTTCACAACGAGGAAGTCCTGGGAGCAACACCAGTCTCTGAAAACCAAATCCAGGTGTTCGGCAAGACGCCCGGTACCACCCAGATCAATCTCTGGGACACCGAGGACAAGCTGTACACGATCGATGTCACGGTCGTCGCAGACGCTCGCGAAGTCGAAGGCATCCTGAATTCGCAATTGCCGCTGGCATCACTTCGCGTGACGCCGATTGGTGAGTCTTCCATCATCTCGGGATACGTGACCAGCGTCGATGACGTGGACAAAGCGGTGGCGATCACCGAACAGTTCTACACGACCGTGATCAACAACATCCAAGTCGTTGGGATCCAACAGGTTCTGTTGCACACCAAGATCATGGAAATCAGCCGCACGAAGCTTCGGCAGTTGGGAGTTGACCTCGCCATCTTGAGCGACAACTTCGTGTTGCTCAATGGTCCGAGTGGAATCCTGGATGTCTCCGCCGGATTGGTAGAAGGCGACAACGGAACGTTCGGCCCCGTCCCATCTGGGGACACGAACCTGCGGTTCAATGTCAACGGGGACTTCGAAGCGATGATCAAAGCTTTGGAGGAACAACGGATGGTCAAGCTGCTGGCTGAACCCACTGTCGTTGCCACACACGGTCGTCCCGCTCGGTTCACCGTGGGGGGACGAATCCCAACGATCATTCCCGGTCAAAATGGCCAGGTTCAAGTCACTTACGAAGATTACGGCACAAGCATCGACTTCTTGCCCTTCGTCGTCGGCCCCGGACGCATTCGTCTGGAGGTTCGCCCCGAAGTCAGTGAGCCCGACTCCTCACGTGCCATCACGATCGACGGTACCAACGTGACTGCGTTCACGACTCGGTACGTCGAAACCGCGGTCGAGATGCAAGCAGGGCAAACGTTCGCCTTGGCGGGTTTGCTGCAAAGCCGCACCGAATCAACCGTCAGCCGAACCCCGTTCTTCGGAAGTCTGCCCTACGTCGGATCGCTGTTCCGCCAAATGCAAGAGCGTCGCAACGAGATCGAACTGTTGATCATGGTGACGCCCGAATTGGTGGAAGCGATGGACCCTCACGAAGTGCCTCGCGGCGGTCCTGGCATGAACACACACTCGCCGGATGACAAAGAGTTCTATGCCTTGGGTCACATCGAAGTGCCCAATCTGAAGGCCAACGATTGCGACAACCCCAACTTGCAACCTGGAGTCACCGGTGGCTTCCACGGTGGACAGATTGAATCCGGCCCGATGCTGCATCAGCCGCCCATCTATCACGCCCCGATGAACGGTGTCCCCAGCCAAGGCTACCAAGAAGGCCAGATCGTTGACCCCACGATGCCGTCACCGCAAGCCTCACGTAACACTCCACCGCGAGCGATGCCCAACCCGGCTGGGTATTACCCACCGCAAATGGCACGAGCACCTCAACGCCCTACGAACAATCGCTTTGGGGCGGGTGAGTTGCTTCCTCCGGGAGCAATCGTTCCCGGTCCCGAACCAACGAAGATCGCGGATGGAGTGATCGTCAGCCAACCGGAATACCGATGA
- the cpaB gene encoding Flp pilus assembly protein CpaB, translating into MRNKSVFLILACVCGTIAAIGVSQWMQAQSTGQSSVATVEIFVTSKTIDIAEEITADKIRLEQWPADRVPTGASGNLEDVEGKFARQRFYEGEPVMPVKLMADANGSSQTIPVGFSVVSMRADPESSVATLVRPGDRVDVMAYFIKSELIPETTAKTVLTGVRVFAVDGRTEREVDPEVESKPARSISLLIHKKDTPAWTYASELGKIRLTLGNPSDINETQDGASGGGAGQDFLRWLSDYQIAQAQRVEESNRVEPPIVTPSIRAPQKEKKRGFKMLKMSGGVLTEYWIEEGSSVPKVLAESGRDDLEETTTDLRTRPGADYPLPSENELDEPSAPTDYSYLNGSQSPFYNSGPSDRSEADAPPTKEFGPTSR; encoded by the coding sequence ATGCGAAACAAATCAGTCTTCCTCATCCTGGCCTGCGTCTGCGGCACGATCGCCGCAATCGGTGTGAGCCAGTGGATGCAAGCTCAGTCAACGGGTCAAAGTTCGGTCGCCACGGTTGAGATCTTCGTGACTTCAAAGACCATTGATATCGCAGAAGAAATCACGGCTGACAAAATCCGACTCGAACAATGGCCCGCGGACCGCGTCCCAACGGGCGCTAGCGGAAACCTCGAGGACGTCGAAGGGAAATTCGCTCGCCAACGTTTCTACGAGGGCGAACCAGTGATGCCAGTCAAACTGATGGCGGATGCCAATGGTTCCTCCCAAACGATTCCAGTTGGATTCAGCGTGGTCTCGATGCGTGCGGATCCTGAAAGTAGCGTTGCCACCCTGGTTCGCCCTGGCGACCGAGTCGACGTGATGGCGTACTTCATCAAGAGCGAGTTGATCCCCGAGACCACCGCCAAAACCGTTTTGACAGGTGTCCGAGTTTTCGCCGTTGACGGCCGGACCGAACGCGAAGTCGATCCCGAAGTCGAATCCAAACCGGCTCGTTCGATCTCGCTGCTGATTCATAAGAAAGACACCCCCGCGTGGACCTATGCCAGCGAACTGGGCAAAATTCGGTTGACGTTGGGCAACCCCAGCGACATCAACGAAACCCAAGACGGTGCGTCAGGTGGCGGCGCCGGACAGGACTTCTTGCGTTGGCTGTCGGACTATCAAATCGCTCAGGCACAACGCGTCGAAGAGAGCAACCGCGTGGAACCGCCGATCGTGACGCCTTCCATTCGAGCCCCACAAAAAGAAAAGAAGCGGGGATTCAAGATGTTGAAAATGTCCGGTGGCGTGCTGACGGAATACTGGATTGAAGAAGGATCCAGTGTCCCCAAGGTGCTCGCCGAATCAGGGCGTGACGACTTGGAAGAGACGACCACCGACCTGCGAACTCGCCCGGGGGCAGATTATCCCCTCCCTAGCGAGAACGAACTGGATGAACCCAGTGCACCAACCGATTACAGCTATCTGAATGGGTCACAAAGCCCGTTCTACAACAGCGGACCTTCGGACCGTTCCGAAGCAGATGCCCCGCCGACCAAAGAGTTTGGTCCCACGAGCCGTTGA
- a CDS encoding A24 family peptidase, which translates to MDTLLQGITENWTIWFVTVVLIVAAVIDGMILKVPNWLTFPFIICGWAHCFIQGGMPGLGYSLLGTFVGMMLLLPLRNVGGMGAGDVKLLAGIGAWCGTTITLQAFAATAIVGGIMAAFMIWKSGAWVKHYAQFWKIMNEWRTIRKPEQLAAIARERKPTMYLLPYGIPMAIGTIIYFAASGQLV; encoded by the coding sequence ATGGACACTCTCCTTCAAGGCATCACCGAAAACTGGACCATTTGGTTCGTGACGGTGGTCCTCATTGTTGCAGCTGTCATCGACGGCATGATTTTGAAAGTCCCAAACTGGTTGACTTTCCCGTTCATCATCTGCGGTTGGGCACACTGTTTCATCCAAGGCGGAATGCCGGGCTTGGGTTACAGTTTGCTTGGCACCTTCGTCGGCATGATGCTGCTGTTGCCGCTTCGCAACGTCGGCGGCATGGGAGCTGGCGACGTGAAACTGCTGGCAGGCATCGGTGCCTGGTGCGGTACCACGATCACACTGCAAGCCTTTGCTGCGACTGCAATCGTCGGCGGCATCATGGCAGCGTTCATGATTTGGAAGAGCGGAGCTTGGGTGAAACACTACGCTCAGTTCTGGAAAATCATGAATGAGTGGCGAACGATCCGCAAACCGGAACAACTTGCCGCGATTGCCCGCGAGCGAAAACCAACGATGTACCTGTTGCCCTACGGCATCCCCATGGCCATCGGGACCATCATCTACTTCGCTGCATCTGGCCAGTTGGTCTGA
- a CDS encoding Flp family type IVb pilin → MKKFAENVVAFLKEEDGPTAVEYAVLLALIIVVCIGAVTTIGSNANAKFGEAGAAIAAN, encoded by the coding sequence ATGAAAAAGTTTGCTGAAAACGTTGTTGCTTTCCTGAAAGAAGAAGACGGACCAACGGCTGTTGAGTACGCCGTCTTGTTGGCTCTGATCATCGTCGTTTGCATCGGTGCTGTGACCACCATCGGTTCCAATGCCAACGCAAAGTTCGGCGAAGCTGGCGCTGCCATCGCTGCCAACTGA
- a CDS encoding DinB family protein, translated as MNSICFCNGTTAKLVFAGLLLALFPAAWFPAPVDAAEGDPIAVRLWPGGTVTVEAHWGLSVAVQNAPASPAGSTPASDSDTNAIPPTDATVGLGQAGTYLLRRPANQAKPTWQSVAISDTQTSDVSETPNDIRVNLLGTKAVHLQLDGVHLIVAGPDCDAQTLESIEHIDAVIGSDLQRFAAEDGKSLPTTVRNWISESATAPDSAKVRSQNHNTVAISSLSPESQTKSPAVWWNVSPQPWVMPEAMDKMFVAMEKSCSESQAVFSALTAEQMNFQPANGTHTPRWNVEHMMGRQLQFFSQMYHTADAAIPVMDLNPAQMPPDYRFANPNWSGAEEARQMQRVSEFSRRFAYLLDGYGTDDKVPGSRWPTLGALLKQMERHYSEHTANTQKKFQLPGWPSQN; from the coding sequence ATGAATTCGATCTGTTTCTGCAATGGAACCACAGCGAAACTCGTTTTTGCTGGACTTTTACTGGCCTTGTTTCCAGCAGCCTGGTTCCCTGCCCCCGTGGATGCCGCCGAAGGAGACCCGATCGCGGTGCGATTGTGGCCTGGGGGGACGGTGACGGTTGAGGCGCACTGGGGACTGAGCGTCGCGGTTCAGAACGCCCCCGCCTCGCCTGCCGGATCAACGCCAGCCAGTGATTCAGACACCAATGCGATTCCGCCAACGGACGCAACCGTTGGACTGGGTCAGGCAGGCACCTACCTTCTCCGCCGCCCAGCCAACCAAGCCAAACCGACTTGGCAATCGGTAGCAATCAGCGACACCCAAACAAGCGACGTATCCGAGACGCCCAATGACATCCGAGTGAATTTGCTGGGCACCAAAGCGGTCCACCTTCAACTGGATGGTGTCCATCTGATTGTGGCGGGGCCGGATTGCGACGCTCAGACGCTGGAATCCATCGAGCACATCGACGCGGTCATCGGATCCGACTTGCAGCGATTCGCGGCAGAAGACGGCAAATCATTGCCAACAACGGTTCGAAACTGGATCTCAGAGTCAGCAACCGCTCCCGACTCAGCCAAAGTCCGCTCGCAAAACCACAACACGGTCGCCATCTCATCCCTGTCGCCCGAATCCCAGACGAAGTCACCAGCGGTTTGGTGGAACGTCTCGCCTCAACCTTGGGTGATGCCGGAGGCGATGGACAAAATGTTCGTTGCAATGGAAAAGTCATGCTCCGAGTCCCAAGCAGTCTTCTCTGCATTGACAGCCGAGCAAATGAACTTCCAACCCGCCAACGGTACTCACACGCCACGTTGGAACGTGGAACACATGATGGGGCGGCAATTGCAGTTCTTCTCGCAGATGTATCACACAGCTGACGCTGCAATCCCGGTCATGGATCTGAATCCGGCCCAAATGCCGCCGGACTATCGATTCGCCAATCCGAATTGGTCGGGCGCAGAGGAAGCTCGCCAGATGCAACGTGTCAGCGAATTCAGCCGGCGATTTGCCTATTTGCTGGATGGCTATGGCACCGATGACAAAGTCCCCGGCAGTCGCTGGCCAACTCTGGGCGCCTTGCTCAAGCAAATGGAGCGGCATTACAGCGAGCACACCGCCAACACGCAGAAGAAGTTCCAATTGCCTGGTTGGCCGTCCCAGAACTGA
- the lepB gene encoding signal peptidase I, whose amino-acid sequence MNSSTESKSTNDGSVSEAQSAFDAMTIPQQRAAVFRLQAGRETVEAFAVAFILALLFRAFIAEAFVIPTGSMAPALMGAHKDVFCDECGQQFPIGASLENRTPALQKVVVGGICPNCRHVNSLDLANDANQQTFSGDRILVSKFAYTLKEPKRWDVIVFKVPVNPKQNYIKRLVGLPDETVSIQFGDVYAKSNSEPDSSEFGEIQRKPPEKLLAMSHLVYDSQHQPKALLEAGYPSRLQPWTPGSETIPTDSWKVTETAEGMTATVEAAEDETKWLRYYHHFPDEQQWRAAINGESLADVDPQSGRLITDFYAYDSYLNVASDRVYDVKPSPVGVSRLKRMLGQTRTAGVFRKSYESGGDLAQFRGTVQYGGSYHGSGGVHWVGDLIVSQTIATSDDAQQLSFEIVEAGVRHVCEINLQTGEAKLTLDDGQVHAFDGDSNLHPIAETAVRAGQQHDFRFSNADDELRLWIDGDLVAFQSPATFDFNSIVPREENQPRYDGPGNPLDAAPIAMAVTGGSATLNQWTIHRDKYYIAVDTSDDGMLDYDMGALRRFVGAGARPDEIVRDIQLLMGEPTIWADFPGWQSRRAVSFRMEEDQFFPMGDNSPESLDARCWAGKKTRLGNYASPDKDAYKFADVSYVPRDLLVGKALLVFWPHPWKSPLPFWPNLDRMQRIK is encoded by the coding sequence ATGAATTCATCGACCGAATCGAAGTCCACCAACGACGGTTCCGTGTCGGAGGCTCAGTCAGCCTTCGACGCCATGACGATTCCTCAACAGCGCGCCGCTGTGTTCCGGTTGCAGGCCGGACGCGAAACGGTGGAAGCCTTCGCGGTTGCCTTCATCTTGGCTCTGTTGTTCCGGGCTTTCATCGCCGAAGCCTTTGTGATCCCCACTGGATCGATGGCTCCCGCCCTGATGGGGGCTCACAAAGATGTGTTCTGCGACGAATGTGGGCAGCAGTTCCCAATCGGGGCGAGCCTGGAAAACCGCACCCCCGCGCTTCAGAAAGTCGTGGTTGGCGGGATCTGCCCGAATTGTCGGCACGTGAATTCATTGGATTTAGCCAATGATGCGAATCAGCAAACCTTCAGCGGCGACCGGATTCTCGTCAGCAAATTCGCATACACGCTGAAAGAGCCCAAGCGATGGGACGTGATCGTCTTCAAGGTTCCAGTGAACCCCAAGCAGAACTACATCAAACGCTTGGTCGGTCTGCCCGACGAAACCGTGTCGATCCAATTTGGAGACGTCTACGCGAAATCGAATTCTGAACCCGATTCCTCTGAATTTGGTGAAATCCAGCGCAAGCCCCCTGAAAAGCTGCTGGCGATGAGTCACCTGGTTTACGACAGCCAGCATCAACCCAAGGCTCTGCTGGAGGCCGGCTACCCATCCAGGTTGCAACCATGGACCCCAGGAAGCGAAACGATTCCCACGGATTCTTGGAAGGTGACCGAGACTGCGGAGGGGATGACCGCGACGGTCGAGGCCGCCGAGGATGAAACCAAGTGGCTTCGCTATTACCACCATTTCCCGGATGAACAACAGTGGCGAGCAGCGATCAATGGTGAATCATTGGCGGACGTGGATCCACAAAGCGGAAGACTGATCACGGATTTCTACGCCTATGATTCGTATCTGAATGTCGCATCCGACCGAGTCTACGACGTCAAACCTTCCCCGGTCGGCGTCTCGCGTCTGAAACGCATGCTGGGGCAAACCCGCACTGCCGGTGTGTTTCGAAAGAGCTATGAGTCCGGCGGCGACTTGGCTCAGTTCCGAGGAACGGTTCAGTACGGTGGGTCGTACCACGGCTCCGGAGGCGTTCATTGGGTTGGCGATCTGATTGTTTCCCAGACCATCGCAACTTCCGACGATGCTCAACAACTCAGCTTTGAAATTGTCGAAGCCGGAGTGCGTCATGTTTGTGAAATCAATCTCCAAACCGGCGAAGCCAAGCTCACACTGGACGATGGTCAGGTGCATGCGTTTGACGGTGACAGCAATCTGCATCCAATCGCCGAAACCGCCGTGCGGGCTGGTCAGCAACATGACTTCCGGTTCAGCAACGCGGATGATGAACTGAGGTTGTGGATCGACGGTGACTTGGTGGCCTTCCAATCGCCGGCCACTTTTGATTTCAATTCCATTGTCCCACGCGAAGAGAACCAGCCCCGATATGACGGGCCGGGCAATCCTTTGGATGCCGCTCCGATCGCCATGGCTGTGACCGGTGGTTCGGCCACGCTGAACCAGTGGACAATCCACCGCGACAAGTATTACATCGCCGTCGACACCAGCGACGACGGCATGCTGGACTATGACATGGGAGCCTTGCGTCGCTTTGTCGGCGCTGGGGCTCGACCGGACGAAATTGTTCGCGACATTCAACTGCTGATGGGCGAGCCCACGATTTGGGCCGATTTCCCCGGTTGGCAAAGTCGCCGCGCCGTTTCCTTCCGGATGGAAGAAGACCAATTCTTCCCGATGGGCGACAACAGTCCCGAGAGTTTGGACGCACGTTGTTGGGCCGGTAAGAAAACACGACTCGGAAACTACGCCAGTCCCGACAAAGACGCCTACAAATTTGCGGACGTTTCGTATGTCCCGCGAGACCTGTTGGTTGGCAAGGCATTGCTGGTGTTTTGGCCGCACCCGTGGAAGTCGCCGTTGCCGTTTTGGCCCAACCTGGACCGGATGCAACGAATCAAGTGA
- the lptB gene encoding LPS export ABC transporter ATP-binding protein: protein MSDEFTPTSFPTESPLGANVERQSSEPVLEAVGLQKTYGRRRVVDGVNLHVGEAEIVGLLGPNGAGKSTSFRMICGLVQPDQGRVYLGGQDVTDWPMFRRARDGQMGYLPQEPSVFKKLTVEQNISALFELLGVDRKQRKERTNELLEEFNITHIRKSRAAGLSGGERRRLEIARCLVSNPRIVMLDEPFAGIDPVTVQSIQGVIQQLRDSGISVLITDHAAREILTTVDRCYVIYQGQVLIDGTPDEVKRHPKVREEYLGDLDAAAGGPTGPPAENQFRIDPAHSQSTPPAPSSAQSAAAPTRRQVPRRRVTDV from the coding sequence ATGAGTGACGAATTTACCCCGACCTCCTTTCCCACCGAATCACCGCTGGGAGCCAACGTCGAACGCCAGTCGAGCGAGCCTGTTCTGGAAGCGGTCGGTTTGCAGAAAACCTACGGGCGACGTCGGGTCGTCGATGGAGTGAACCTGCACGTCGGTGAAGCCGAGATTGTGGGATTGCTGGGGCCCAATGGTGCCGGGAAATCGACCAGCTTTCGAATGATCTGTGGGCTCGTTCAGCCCGACCAGGGACGCGTGTACTTGGGTGGCCAAGACGTGACCGATTGGCCGATGTTCCGGCGCGCTCGAGACGGCCAAATGGGATACTTGCCACAAGAACCCAGTGTTTTCAAAAAACTGACGGTGGAGCAAAACATCTCGGCGTTGTTCGAGTTGCTGGGCGTGGATCGCAAGCAACGCAAAGAACGCACCAATGAATTGCTTGAAGAGTTCAACATCACGCACATTCGAAAGAGTCGTGCGGCGGGACTTTCCGGCGGTGAACGCCGCCGACTGGAGATCGCTCGTTGCTTGGTTTCCAATCCGCGAATTGTGATGCTCGATGAGCCCTTTGCCGGGATTGACCCGGTCACAGTGCAATCGATTCAAGGTGTGATTCAACAGCTTCGAGATTCCGGGATCAGCGTTTTGATCACCGACCATGCGGCCCGTGAAATTTTGACCACCGTCGACCGTTGCTATGTGATCTATCAGGGCCAAGTCCTGATCGACGGCACGCCTGATGAAGTCAAGCGGCACCCGAAGGTCCGCGAAGAATATCTGGGAGACCTCGATGCGGCCGCCGGTGGTCCCACGGGGCCACCCGCCGAGAATCAGTTTCGCATTGACCCTGCCCATTCTCAATCGACTCCCCCAGCTCCGTCCTCTGCTCAGTCTGCCGCCGCACCGACACGCCGCCAAGTGCCGCGGCGTCGCGTGACGGACGTCTGA
- the ilvA gene encoding threonine ammonia-lyase, with protein MSPMIAADKIQAARQRIAGVVRHTPLMRNARLSALYDAEILLKREDLQEVRSYKIRGAYNRMSQLSDEQRAAGVVCASAGNHAQGFAYACHSMGIQGRVFMPAVTPKQKVEKVKLFGQEHVEIILIGDTFDDAAAEAHRAAEGGLTYIPPFDDPAIIEGQGTVGAEILEDHPEPIDIVLVAVGGGGLISGLGSIFKQLSPQTKIIGVEPTGAPAMHDSLREGKVVTLDKIDSFVDGAAVRRVGDLNFQIAQHVIDEMVLVPEGKVCSVMLQLYNDEGLVVEPAGALSIAALEQLADEIRGKTVVCVVGGSNNDITRTEEIRDRAMLYEGLQHYFIIKFPQRAGALREFLNNVLGPTDDITHFEYTRKHNRETGPALVGLQVAHRDDYQGLLDRLTASNIEYQVVNEQRMLFELLV; from the coding sequence ATGTCTCCTATGATTGCCGCCGACAAAATCCAGGCGGCTCGCCAGCGAATCGCTGGCGTGGTTCGCCACACGCCTCTGATGCGAAACGCTCGTCTCTCGGCGCTGTATGACGCCGAGATTCTGCTCAAGCGCGAAGACCTGCAAGAAGTCCGTAGCTACAAAATTCGTGGGGCGTACAACCGGATGTCGCAGCTCAGCGACGAGCAGCGTGCCGCTGGGGTGGTTTGTGCCAGTGCCGGCAATCACGCGCAAGGTTTCGCGTATGCCTGTCATTCGATGGGGATTCAAGGTCGAGTCTTCATGCCTGCGGTCACGCCCAAGCAGAAGGTCGAGAAGGTCAAGCTGTTCGGGCAAGAACACGTGGAGATCATTCTGATCGGGGACACGTTCGATGATGCGGCCGCAGAAGCCCACCGCGCCGCCGAAGGTGGTCTGACCTATATCCCGCCCTTTGATGATCCCGCCATCATCGAAGGCCAAGGCACGGTCGGGGCTGAAATTTTGGAAGACCACCCGGAGCCAATTGACATTGTGCTTGTCGCAGTGGGTGGCGGCGGTTTGATTTCTGGTTTGGGAAGCATCTTCAAGCAACTCTCACCGCAAACCAAGATCATTGGGGTGGAACCGACGGGCGCACCGGCGATGCATGACAGCCTTCGCGAAGGCAAGGTCGTCACGCTCGACAAGATCGATAGCTTCGTCGACGGTGCCGCGGTCCGGCGGGTCGGCGATTTGAATTTCCAGATTGCGCAGCACGTCATCGATGAAATGGTCCTTGTGCCGGAGGGCAAGGTCTGCAGCGTGATGTTGCAGCTCTACAACGACGAAGGCCTGGTCGTCGAACCCGCGGGAGCTCTTTCGATTGCGGCGCTCGAACAGTTGGCCGACGAGATTCGGGGCAAGACCGTCGTGTGTGTGGTTGGTGGCAGCAACAACGACATCACTCGCACCGAAGAAATTCGCGACCGAGCGATGTTGTACGAGGGGCTGCAGCACTACTTCATCATCAAGTTCCCGCAGCGTGCGGGCGCTTTGCGAGAGTTCCTCAACAATGTGCTCGGGCCCACCGACGACATCACGCACTTTGAGTACACGCGAAAGCACAATCGCGAAACCGGGCCGGCGCTCGTCGGTTTGCAGGTCGCCCACCGCGACGACTACCAAGGCTTGCTG